A single genomic interval of Cupriavidus necator harbors:
- a CDS encoding RNA chaperone Hfq has translation MQHQQFAAYRTSQAPVIVHLATGARLQGLVLASDDYVVLLGRQPDDIRPTVVYKRAICLVTLANAPDAPVVAPAPAPEPDFLPIYIPRTSKRR, from the coding sequence TTGCAACACCAGCAATTTGCGGCATACAGGACCAGCCAGGCCCCGGTGATCGTCCACCTGGCCACCGGCGCCCGGCTGCAGGGCCTTGTCTTGGCGTCAGACGACTACGTGGTGCTGCTTGGCCGGCAGCCGGACGACATCCGGCCCACGGTGGTCTACAAGCGGGCGATCTGCCTGGTTACGCTGGCCAATGCGCCGGACGCGCCGGTGGTGGCGCCGGCTCCGGCGCCGGAGCCGGACTTCCTGCCGATCTACATCCCCCGCACCAGCAAGCGCCGCTAG
- the fliS gene encoding flagellar export chaperone FliS, with amino-acid sequence MFARASANAYAQVGVQTGAMSASPHKLIAMLYDGARAAIARAKFHLEGGNVIERGNAISKAIDIIDNGLRAVLDHEVGGEISANLESLYEYMVRRLMLANLRSDAALLAEVDTLLESLASAWAQIDDTAADRQPALQDN; translated from the coding sequence ATGTTCGCCCGCGCATCCGCCAACGCCTACGCCCAGGTCGGCGTCCAGACCGGCGCCATGAGCGCCAGCCCGCACAAGCTGATCGCCATGCTGTACGACGGCGCGCGCGCAGCCATTGCGCGGGCGAAGTTCCACCTGGAGGGCGGCAACGTCATCGAACGCGGCAACGCCATCTCCAAAGCCATCGACATCATCGATAACGGCCTGCGCGCCGTGCTTGACCATGAGGTTGGCGGCGAGATCTCCGCCAACCTCGAATCCCTGTACGAATATATGGTGCGCCGGCTGATGCTGGCCAACCTGCGCAGCGACGCGGCCCTGCTGGCCGAAGTCGACACGCTGCTCGAAAGCCTGGCTTCGGCCTGGGCGCAGATCGACGACACGGCCGCGGATCGGCAACCCGCCTTACAGGACAACTGA
- a CDS encoding Ku protein → MSRIIWKGAITFGLVNIPVVLRPASRSQTLDLDLLDVRDMAPVGYQRINKSTGKPVDKEYIVKGYQYAKDEYVLLNEEDFRQANVEATQTVDIVSFVDAQSIPPYYFDTPYYLEPDKRGERGYALLHETMRRTGRAALALVVLRARQHLAAMLVHGDALVLNTMRFADEVLPISELRLPKATTGKPTGAHAREIEMATKLVEDMSEDWEPEQYRDSYRDDLMARIEEKIDSGKTHQLTPPAEEEEAPRQGAKVIDMVALLRQSLGQRGKEDKEDATPARRKAPARHAAARKQPAAKRAATPPAKRASTAAKTKRAPAKRESHAPAARKSSSTTRRKHAA, encoded by the coding sequence TCAATATCCCGGTAGTATTGCGGCCCGCGTCGCGCAGCCAGACGCTGGACCTTGACCTGCTGGACGTGCGCGACATGGCGCCGGTGGGCTACCAGCGCATCAACAAGAGCACCGGCAAGCCGGTCGACAAGGAGTATATCGTCAAGGGCTACCAGTACGCCAAGGACGAATACGTGCTGCTGAACGAGGAAGACTTCCGCCAGGCCAATGTCGAGGCCACGCAGACGGTGGATATCGTCAGCTTTGTTGACGCGCAGAGCATCCCGCCGTACTACTTCGACACGCCCTACTACCTCGAGCCCGACAAGCGCGGCGAGCGCGGCTACGCGCTGCTGCACGAAACCATGCGCCGCACCGGGCGTGCCGCGCTGGCGCTGGTGGTGCTGCGCGCCCGCCAGCACCTGGCCGCGATGCTGGTGCACGGCGACGCGCTGGTGCTCAACACCATGCGCTTTGCCGACGAGGTGCTGCCCATCTCCGAACTGCGCCTGCCCAAGGCGACCACCGGCAAACCCACCGGCGCGCATGCGCGCGAGATCGAGATGGCCACCAAGCTGGTCGAAGACATGAGCGAAGACTGGGAGCCGGAACAGTACCGCGACAGCTATCGTGACGACCTGATGGCGCGCATCGAAGAAAAGATCGACTCCGGCAAGACCCACCAGCTGACCCCGCCTGCGGAAGAGGAAGAAGCGCCGCGCCAGGGCGCCAAGGTCATCGACATGGTGGCGCTGCTGCGCCAGAGCCTGGGCCAGCGCGGCAAGGAAGACAAGGAGGACGCCACGCCCGCGCGCCGCAAGGCCCCTGCGCGGCATGCCGCCGCCAGGAAGCAGCCCGCTGCCAAGCGGGCTGCGACCCCGCCTGCCAAGCGCGCCAGCACCGCCGCCAAGACCAAGCGTGCACCGGCCAAGCGCGAGTCGCACGCGCCGGCCGCGCGCAAGAGTTCAAGCACTACGCGCAGGAAGCACGCGGCTTAG
- the fliF gene encoding flagellar basal-body MS-ring/collar protein FliF, whose protein sequence is MTATVALPGRPAEVIERLKANPKLPLMLAGAALAAAIAVGVLWSRSPDYKVLYSNLSERDGGAVLQSLQQMNVPYKFAEGGGAVMVPAEKVHETRLRLASQGLPKSGTAGMELMDNQKFGISQFAEQVNYQRGLEGELARSIESIAAVQSARVHLAIPKPTLFVRERQKPTASIVLQLYPGRAIDEGQVAAISHLVSSSVPELTPKSISIVDQHGNLLSNTGNERMLDATQLKYVQALEQNYLKRIEAILTPIVGKDNVRAQVTADVDFSIVEHTDESYKPNQDPTRSAIRSQQTSESTQQGVTPPGGVPGALSNQPPAAAAAPVTTPQTPRAGQAPGQAGAPAAGQPGQPGQAAQPGQGAQVANATASSGPSSNRRDSTVNYELDRSVRHVQQAPGGVRRLSVAVVVNYRQQADAKGKLVAEPLPPALLAQIQNLTKEAMGFSADRGDSINVVNSPFTAEREKAAPEVPLWKQPDMIELGKTLAGYLLLALLALFVWFKVARPVLRRYTSPPLPAPEPRDETEAVLLPPDEPANPEILRLAAKYESDLALVRDAAQRDPRLVASVIKNWIANDNR, encoded by the coding sequence ATGACCGCGACCGTGGCACTGCCCGGGCGCCCGGCAGAAGTGATCGAGCGCCTGAAGGCCAACCCGAAGCTGCCGCTGATGCTGGCCGGCGCCGCCCTGGCCGCGGCCATCGCGGTGGGCGTGCTGTGGTCGCGCAGCCCGGACTACAAGGTGCTGTACAGCAACCTGTCCGAGCGCGATGGCGGCGCGGTGCTGCAGTCGCTGCAGCAGATGAACGTGCCGTACAAGTTCGCCGAAGGCGGCGGCGCGGTCATGGTGCCGGCCGAGAAGGTGCATGAGACGCGCCTGCGCCTGGCATCGCAGGGCCTGCCCAAGAGCGGCACGGCCGGCATGGAGCTGATGGACAACCAGAAATTCGGCATCAGCCAGTTTGCCGAGCAGGTCAACTACCAGCGCGGGCTGGAAGGCGAGCTGGCGCGCTCGATCGAGTCCATCGCCGCGGTGCAGTCCGCCCGCGTGCACCTGGCCATCCCCAAGCCGACGCTGTTCGTGCGCGAGCGCCAGAAGCCGACCGCGTCGATCGTGCTGCAGCTTTACCCGGGCCGCGCCATCGATGAAGGCCAGGTCGCTGCGATCAGCCACCTGGTGTCGTCGAGCGTGCCGGAGCTGACGCCCAAGTCGATCTCGATCGTCGACCAGCACGGCAACCTGCTGTCGAACACCGGCAACGAGCGCATGCTCGACGCGACCCAGCTCAAGTACGTCCAGGCGCTGGAGCAGAACTACCTGAAGCGCATCGAAGCGATCCTGACGCCGATCGTCGGCAAGGACAACGTGCGCGCACAGGTGACCGCCGACGTCGACTTCTCCATCGTCGAGCACACCGACGAGAGCTACAAGCCCAACCAGGACCCGACCCGCTCGGCGATCCGCAGCCAGCAGACCAGCGAGTCGACCCAGCAGGGTGTCACGCCGCCGGGCGGCGTGCCCGGGGCGCTGTCGAACCAGCCGCCGGCTGCCGCCGCCGCGCCCGTGACCACGCCGCAGACGCCGCGTGCGGGCCAGGCGCCGGGACAGGCCGGTGCTCCGGCTGCCGGGCAACCGGGACAGCCGGGGCAAGCTGCCCAGCCAGGTCAGGGCGCCCAGGTCGCCAATGCCACCGCTTCCAGCGGCCCCAGCAGCAATCGCCGCGACTCCACCGTCAACTACGAACTGGACCGCTCCGTGCGCCACGTGCAGCAGGCACCGGGCGGCGTGCGCCGCCTGTCGGTGGCGGTGGTGGTCAACTACCGTCAGCAGGCCGATGCCAAGGGCAAGCTCGTGGCCGAACCGCTGCCGCCGGCACTGCTGGCGCAGATCCAGAACCTGACCAAGGAGGCGATGGGGTTCTCGGCCGACCGCGGCGACTCCATCAACGTGGTCAACAGCCCATTCACCGCCGAGCGCGAGAAGGCCGCGCCCGAGGTGCCGCTGTGGAAGCAGCCCGACATGATCGAGCTCGGCAAGACCCTTGCGGGCTACCTGCTGCTGGCACTGCTGGCGCTGTTCGTGTGGTTCAAGGTGGCGCGCCCGGTCCTGCGCCGCTACACCTCGCCGCCGCTGCCGGCGCCGGAACCCAGGGACGAGACCGAGGCAGTGCTGCTGCCGCCGGACGAGCCCGCCAACCCGGAAATCCTGCGGCTTGCCGCCAAGTATGAAAGCGACCTCGCGCTGGTGCGCGACGCCGCACAGCGCGACCCGCGCCTGGTCGCCAGCGTGATCAAGAACTGGATTGCCAATGACAACCGCTAA
- a CDS encoding flagellar hook-length control protein FliK: MTGIHLPPGLAPGQAPDPQPLRTALAIDKLTALQPVPEATESNVQSSTGQAIRHSQHATGPNALAGQATLLPGTSTQESLSAAARAILAVMDGTEAQPVRSAGPLLAAAPTPASAQAAASALANTVGQSGLFYESHLAQWVAGARALPGIRQEPQAQVPVPARAAAPGGTAQAAATTLPSALLTYTGGAAAAEPGRPSAPPLIPASQVLAEALASAGNPRVAHSHAAAEQALRQGAATTAAYSREAAAEPGAQRQSAAALATQAYQSTAEAGARAAAPDSLIPHAARAAAGLPDTASADAGRQASAAGPAIHPATEGVVRQQLELLATQQFRFAGEAWPGVPMEWELLRPDADGAAQVHNDNARPWSSRLRLELPSLGIVEAVLTLGPAGLDARVATPETDVAARFIAARPLLRNQLEAQGIVLQRLSVQTQDNMTVGAAR, from the coding sequence ATGACCGGCATCCATCTGCCTCCAGGCCTGGCACCCGGTCAGGCCCCGGACCCACAACCGCTGCGCACGGCGCTTGCCATCGACAAGCTGACGGCGCTGCAGCCCGTGCCCGAGGCCACCGAGTCGAATGTCCAGAGCTCCACCGGCCAGGCGATCCGCCACAGCCAGCACGCCACCGGCCCCAACGCCTTGGCAGGCCAGGCTACCTTGCTGCCGGGCACTTCGACGCAGGAATCGCTGAGCGCGGCGGCGCGGGCCATCCTGGCGGTGATGGACGGTACCGAGGCCCAGCCGGTGCGCAGCGCCGGCCCGCTGCTGGCCGCCGCGCCCACGCCAGCGTCGGCGCAGGCTGCGGCGTCGGCGCTTGCCAACACGGTCGGGCAGAGCGGCCTGTTCTACGAATCGCACCTTGCACAGTGGGTTGCCGGCGCACGCGCGTTGCCCGGCATCCGCCAGGAGCCGCAGGCGCAAGTACCGGTGCCGGCCCGGGCGGCTGCCCCAGGCGGCACTGCGCAGGCCGCCGCAACCACGCTGCCGTCTGCGCTGCTGACCTATACCGGCGGTGCCGCAGCGGCAGAGCCGGGGCGGCCCTCAGCGCCGCCGCTGATTCCGGCCTCGCAGGTGCTGGCTGAAGCGCTGGCCTCGGCCGGCAATCCGCGCGTGGCCCACAGCCATGCGGCGGCGGAACAGGCGCTGCGGCAAGGCGCCGCCACCACGGCGGCCTACAGCCGCGAAGCCGCTGCCGAACCGGGGGCCCAACGCCAGTCCGCCGCGGCGCTGGCCACGCAGGCCTACCAGAGCACCGCGGAGGCTGGCGCGCGCGCTGCAGCGCCGGACAGCCTCATCCCCCACGCGGCGCGCGCCGCCGCTGGCCTGCCGGACACCGCCTCGGCAGACGCCGGCAGGCAGGCCTCGGCAGCCGGCCCGGCCATCCATCCGGCAACCGAAGGCGTGGTCCGCCAGCAGCTGGAATTGCTCGCCACGCAGCAGTTCCGCTTTGCCGGCGAGGCGTGGCCCGGCGTGCCGATGGAGTGGGAGCTGCTGCGCCCCGATGCGGATGGCGCAGCGCAGGTCCATAACGACAACGCCCGGCCATGGTCCAGCCGCTTGCGGCTGGAATTGCCGAGCCTCGGCATCGTCGAAGCGGTGCTGACACTGGGACCGGCGGGGCTCGACGCCCGCGTGGCAACGCCTGAGACCGATGTCGCGGCGCGTTTCATCGCGGCACGGCCGCTGCTGCGCAACCAGCTCGAGGCGCAGGGCATCGTGCTGCAGCGCCTGAGCGTGCAGACCCAGGACAACATGACGGTAGGAGCGGCGCGATGA
- a CDS encoding flagellin FliC, which yields MAQVINTNSLSLMTQNNMNTSQSSLNTAIQRLSSGLRINSAKDDAAGQAIANRFTSNIRGLTQAQRNANDGISLAQTTEGALTEVNNNLQRIRELSVQAATGSNSSSDLKSIQDEINQRLSEIDRTSQQTDFNGVKVLAGSNKLSVQVGANDGETISIDLKQIDRTTLGLSGFSVAKNSLDVGPKITTINAAAGTGSFNVSFAAGDVTKINAATGKTFAAADLELHEVKTAAGANSGQFVVKAGDDYFAASVDRATGAVKLNEADVAFDDTANGIAGPVTLQDQVVRVANDAAGVATGYVTVQGKNYVAAGTLADGGAAGTLNVAVGTISLSGATPTAEFTGVPTGNALKKIDAALKQVDDLRSSLGAVQNRFDSVISNLGTTVTNLSSSRSRIQDADYATEVSNMTRANILQQAGTSVLAQANQTTQGVLSLLR from the coding sequence ATGGCGCAAGTCATTAACACCAATTCGTTGTCTCTGATGACTCAGAACAACATGAACACGTCGCAATCGTCGCTGAACACGGCGATCCAGCGCCTGTCGTCGGGCCTGCGCATCAACAGCGCCAAGGACGACGCCGCCGGCCAGGCCATCGCCAACCGCTTTACCTCGAACATCCGCGGCCTGACGCAAGCCCAGCGCAACGCCAACGACGGCATCTCGCTGGCACAAACGACGGAAGGCGCGCTGACCGAAGTCAACAACAACCTGCAACGTATTCGTGAACTGTCGGTCCAGGCGGCCACGGGTTCGAACTCCTCGTCCGACCTGAAGTCGATTCAGGATGAAATCAACCAGCGCCTGTCTGAAATCGACCGTACGTCGCAACAGACCGACTTCAACGGCGTCAAGGTTCTGGCCGGCAGCAACAAGCTGTCCGTCCAGGTTGGCGCCAACGACGGCGAGACCATCTCCATCGATCTGAAGCAGATCGACAGGACCACGCTGGGCCTGAGCGGCTTCTCGGTGGCCAAGAACTCGCTGGACGTCGGCCCGAAGATCACCACGATCAACGCTGCCGCTGGTACCGGTTCGTTCAACGTGAGCTTCGCTGCGGGCGACGTCACCAAGATCAACGCCGCAACCGGCAAGACCTTCGCCGCAGCGGACCTCGAACTGCACGAAGTCAAGACGGCTGCCGGCGCGAACTCTGGCCAGTTCGTCGTGAAGGCTGGTGACGACTACTTTGCTGCTTCGGTTGATCGTGCCACCGGCGCCGTGAAGCTCAACGAAGCTGATGTCGCATTCGACGACACCGCCAATGGCATCGCCGGCCCCGTCACTCTGCAAGACCAGGTAGTGCGTGTTGCCAACGATGCTGCAGGCGTAGCCACGGGCTACGTCACCGTCCAGGGCAAGAACTACGTCGCTGCCGGCACCCTGGCCGACGGCGGTGCCGCCGGCACCCTCAACGTGGCCGTTGGCACGATCTCCCTGAGCGGCGCCACCCCCACAGCCGAATTCACGGGCGTTCCCACCGGCAACGCACTGAAGAAGATCGACGCCGCGCTGAAGCAAGTCGACGACCTGCGCAGCTCGCTGGGTGCCGTCCAGAACCGTTTTGACTCCGTCATCTCGAACCTGGGCACCACCGTGACCAACCTGTCCTCGTCGCGCTCGCGCATCCAGGACGCCGACTACGCAACGGAAGTGTCGAACATGACCCGCGCGAACATCCTGCAACAGGCTGGTACGTCGGTCCTGGCGCAAGCCAACCAGACCACCCAAGGCGTGCTGTCGCTGCTGCGTTAA
- a CDS encoding oxygenase MpaB family protein: MSSFTDPAAGRSAQPRRGPLNHLSTRLRERAGAHVRALTRSNSGVTLDYDNPPGDPGLFGPDAVCWRVHADFPAMLAGGVSALLLQTLHPLALAGVWDHSSFRTDMQGRLGRTAQFIAGTTYGSRADAMALIGRVRRIHAGVVGVAPDGRHYAASDPALLTWVHVAEVSSFLAGYLRYVGPLSGTEQDRYYDEVARIAQMLGAADVPRSRAEVTAYLEAMRPALLASERTSEVVRLVRKMPVANPLLQPAVRIMADAGIALLPPWARQQLDLDGPSIRRPAALAGMHVLAPTLRWVLGAGLAARARRRVARGTATTAG, from the coding sequence TTGTCCAGCTTTACCGACCCCGCCGCCGGCCGCTCTGCGCAGCCACGACGCGGCCCGCTGAACCATCTCTCCACCAGGCTGCGTGAGCGCGCCGGCGCGCACGTGCGCGCGCTGACCCGCAGCAATTCCGGCGTGACCCTCGACTACGACAACCCGCCGGGCGATCCCGGTCTGTTCGGGCCCGACGCGGTCTGCTGGCGCGTGCATGCCGACTTTCCGGCAATGCTCGCGGGCGGCGTCAGTGCGCTGCTGCTGCAGACACTGCATCCACTGGCACTGGCCGGGGTCTGGGACCACTCCAGCTTTCGCACCGACATGCAGGGGCGCCTGGGGCGCACCGCGCAGTTCATCGCCGGCACCACCTACGGCAGCCGTGCCGATGCCATGGCGCTGATCGGGCGCGTACGGCGCATCCATGCCGGCGTGGTCGGCGTGGCCCCGGACGGGCGGCACTATGCCGCCTCCGACCCGGCGTTGCTGACGTGGGTGCACGTGGCCGAGGTCTCAAGCTTCCTGGCTGGCTACCTGCGCTATGTCGGACCACTGAGCGGCACCGAGCAGGATCGCTACTACGACGAGGTTGCGCGCATCGCCCAGATGCTGGGCGCGGCCGACGTGCCGCGCTCGCGCGCCGAAGTCACGGCCTACCTGGAGGCCATGCGGCCTGCGCTGCTGGCTAGCGAACGCACCAGCGAAGTGGTGCGGCTGGTGCGGAAGATGCCGGTGGCCAACCCGCTGCTGCAGCCGGCGGTGCGGATCATGGCCGACGCGGGCATCGCATTGCTGCCGCCGTGGGCACGGCAACAGCTCGATCTGGACGGCCCTTCGATACGGCGCCCGGCAGCACTCGCGGGCATGCATGTGCTGGCACCGACGCTGCGCTGGGTGCTGGGCGCCGGCCTGGCAGCGCGCGCACGGCGGCGCGTGGCCCGCGGCACCGCCACGACGGCAGGCTAA
- a CDS encoding EscU/YscU/HrcU family type III secretion system export apparatus switch protein: protein MSEAAQDRGAAIALSYQHRDRAPRVVAKGYGVVAEAIIARAREAGVYIHDSPTLVNLLMQVDLDSHVPPQLYVAVAELLAWIYHLEAGRAAGAEAQA from the coding sequence ATGAGCGAAGCGGCGCAAGACCGCGGCGCGGCGATCGCGCTGTCCTACCAGCACAGGGACAGGGCCCCGCGCGTGGTCGCCAAGGGCTATGGCGTGGTGGCCGAAGCCATCATCGCCCGCGCGCGCGAAGCGGGCGTCTATATCCACGATTCGCCCACCCTGGTGAATCTGCTGATGCAGGTCGACCTGGACAGCCACGTGCCGCCGCAGCTCTATGTGGCCGTGGCGGAACTGCTGGCGTGGATCTACCACCTTGAAGCGGGCAGGGCCGCAGGCGCTGAAGCGCAGGCCTGA
- a CDS encoding flagellar protein FliT: MASLPEFFPIVDCYEEILALSARMHEAAQAADWDTVTALQQGYLALVDRLRQMDHEAPFSDAERMRRYQLLDRILTYDARIRDLAMPQLKKLGDMLTSSRRQIELSAAYGATA; the protein is encoded by the coding sequence ATGGCTTCCCTTCCCGAGTTTTTCCCGATCGTGGACTGCTACGAGGAAATCCTCGCGCTGTCCGCACGGATGCACGAGGCCGCCCAGGCGGCTGACTGGGACACCGTCACCGCGCTGCAGCAGGGCTACCTGGCCCTGGTGGACCGCCTGCGGCAGATGGACCACGAGGCACCGTTCTCCGATGCGGAACGCATGCGCCGCTACCAGTTGCTGGACCGCATCCTCACTTACGATGCCCGCATCCGCGACCTGGCCATGCCGCAGCTGAAGAAGCTCGGCGACATGCTGACCAGCTCGCGCCGCCAGATCGAACTGTCCGCCGCCTACGGCGCCACCGCCTGA
- the fliD gene encoding flagellar filament capping protein FliD, with product MATISSIGIGSNLQLSDLLDQLQKAEQAPLDAINAQAKSYQTKLSAYSQVQSVLDAYQGAAKKLSDAATFGAVKASIGTTDVMNVTTAANAVPGSYSITVNTLATAQSLVSSNVADQKAAIGGGELVFDFGEALATGGAATSTKKVTIPADSSLEGMRDAINKASIGVTASIVNDGSASPYRLVLTSDKTGTQATMRVSSTDAALNNVVAFDPAAAPAANKMEQKVPPANATLTINGIDVVSQSNSVVDAAQGVTMNLVKPGTTSLVVTRDNVAIKAAVQAFVTAYNNIQSSAKSLTAFDTKAGTSAALTGDGTLRSIQSSLRSMLGGAMDDGNGGTITLIDVGISFDKDGTMKLDDTKLTKAINEDLGGVTSLFSSTTGDGGIGKRASTYIEGLSKTDGALKVAQDGITKTLKDLEDDYDRVQDRVTATVARYKAQFTQLDLVVAQMNRTSSYLTQQFNALNNSTKK from the coding sequence ATGGCAACGATCTCCTCCATCGGCATCGGTTCCAACCTGCAACTGAGCGACCTGCTGGACCAGCTGCAGAAGGCCGAGCAGGCACCGCTTGACGCCATCAATGCGCAGGCCAAGAGCTACCAGACCAAGTTGTCGGCCTACAGTCAGGTGCAGAGCGTGCTGGACGCCTACCAGGGCGCGGCGAAGAAGCTGTCCGATGCTGCCACCTTCGGCGCAGTAAAGGCCAGCATCGGCACCACGGACGTGATGAACGTCACCACCGCTGCCAACGCCGTGCCTGGCAGCTACAGCATTACTGTCAACACGCTGGCCACCGCGCAGTCGCTGGTGAGCAGCAACGTTGCCGACCAGAAGGCCGCGATCGGTGGCGGCGAGCTCGTGTTCGACTTCGGCGAAGCGCTGGCCACCGGTGGCGCCGCCACTAGCACCAAGAAGGTCACCATCCCCGCGGATTCTTCGCTCGAAGGAATGCGCGATGCCATCAACAAGGCCAGCATCGGCGTGACGGCCAGCATCGTCAATGACGGCAGCGCCAGCCCTTACCGCCTGGTATTGACGTCGGACAAGACCGGAACGCAAGCCACCATGCGGGTGTCGTCGACCGATGCGGCACTGAACAACGTGGTTGCGTTCGACCCGGCCGCGGCGCCCGCCGCCAACAAGATGGAACAGAAGGTGCCGCCTGCCAATGCGACGCTGACGATCAACGGCATCGACGTGGTCAGCCAGAGCAATTCAGTGGTGGACGCAGCGCAGGGCGTGACCATGAACCTTGTCAAGCCAGGCACGACATCGCTGGTGGTGACCCGCGACAACGTCGCAATCAAGGCCGCCGTCCAGGCTTTTGTCACCGCCTACAACAACATTCAGAGTTCCGCCAAGTCGCTGACGGCATTCGATACGAAGGCCGGTACGTCCGCGGCATTGACCGGCGACGGCACGCTGCGCTCGATCCAGTCCAGCCTGCGTTCAATGCTGGGCGGTGCCATGGATGACGGCAACGGCGGCACGATCACGCTGATCGACGTCGGCATCTCGTTCGACAAAGACGGCACGATGAAGCTGGACGACACCAAGCTGACCAAGGCGATAAACGAAGACCTGGGTGGCGTCACGTCCCTGTTTTCCAGCACCACCGGCGACGGAGGCATCGGCAAGCGCGCCAGCACCTATATCGAGGGCCTGAGCAAGACCGATGGCGCGCTGAAGGTGGCTCAGGATGGCATCACCAAGACGCTGAAGGACCTGGAAGACGACTATGACCGCGTCCAGGACCGCGTTACTGCCACGGTGGCTCGATACAAGGCCCAGTTCACGCAACTGGACCTGGTGGTAGCGCAGATGAACCGTACCAGCAGCTACCTGACGCAACAGTTCAATGCGCTGAACAACAGCACCAAGAAGTAA
- a CDS encoding BON domain-containing protein, with translation MRFSRIPARTVRMACVAAALAVAGSALALDKSGLILVAADDTPVAPVNSAPGMPGRADPDRGAAPDMSADKAKRAVEDGAITTRIKTKLLTTKDLKSTGIRVKTRQGTVDVSGTVPSQQQHDLALDAIRSVEGVTSVNDNLKVSSR, from the coding sequence ATGCGTTTTTCCCGAATTCCCGCGCGCACCGTGCGGATGGCCTGTGTTGCTGCCGCGCTGGCGGTAGCCGGTAGCGCGCTGGCGCTCGACAAGAGCGGCCTGATCCTGGTTGCGGCCGACGATACCCCTGTGGCACCCGTCAATTCCGCGCCGGGCATGCCCGGCCGTGCCGACCCTGACCGGGGCGCCGCCCCGGACATGAGCGCCGACAAGGCCAAGCGGGCCGTCGAGGACGGTGCCATCACCACCAGGATCAAGACCAAGCTGCTCACGACCAAGGACCTCAAGTCCACCGGCATCCGTGTGAAAACCAGGCAGGGCACGGTCGACGTGAGCGGCACGGTGCCGAGCCAGCAGCAGCACGACCTGGCGCTCGACGCGATCCGCAGCGTCGAGGGCGTGACGTCGGTCAATGACAACCTGAAGGTGTCATCGCGGTAA
- a CDS encoding flagellar protein FlaG, producing MPSGGATTMASHATQRQDRAVASDHTEAAQGLETSAAIGELVDALKTTTIGLRFEIDDTTHRVITKVIDKETGDLIRQMPTEEVLRIARAIDKLQGLFINHAA from the coding sequence ATGCCATCTGGCGGCGCCACCACCATGGCCAGCCATGCTACGCAGCGACAGGATCGTGCCGTGGCCAGCGACCACACAGAAGCCGCACAGGGATTGGAAACCAGCGCCGCCATCGGCGAGCTGGTCGACGCGCTCAAGACCACCACCATCGGCCTGCGCTTCGAGATCGACGATACCACGCACCGCGTCATCACCAAGGTGATCGACAAGGAAACCGGCGACCTGATCCGGCAGATGCCCACCGAAGAGGTGCTGCGCATTGCCCGCGCCATCGACAAGCTGCAGGGGTTGTTCATCAACCACGCGGCCTGA
- the fliE gene encoding flagellar hook-basal body complex protein FliE, with amino-acid sequence MTTISSIEGMLQQLRGMSQVASGNSASQSAAPVGGGFAGELQRSLGRINAAQERAYGQAEAFELGKPGVALNDVMIDLQKANVSFQTGVQVRNRLVAAYQEMMNMAV; translated from the coding sequence ATGACCACTATCTCTTCCATCGAGGGCATGCTGCAGCAACTGCGCGGGATGTCCCAGGTTGCCTCGGGCAACAGTGCCAGCCAGTCCGCCGCGCCGGTCGGCGGCGGCTTTGCCGGCGAGCTGCAGCGCTCGCTGGGCCGCATAAACGCCGCGCAGGAACGCGCCTACGGCCAGGCCGAGGCGTTCGAGCTGGGCAAGCCCGGCGTGGCGCTCAATGACGTGATGATCGACCTGCAGAAGGCCAATGTGTCGTTCCAGACCGGGGTGCAGGTGCGGAACCGGCTGGTGGCGGCTTACCAGGAAATGATGAATATGGCGGTGTAA